Proteins from one Periplaneta americana isolate PAMFEO1 chromosome 6, P.americana_PAMFEO1_priV1, whole genome shotgun sequence genomic window:
- the LOC138701532 gene encoding putative zinc finger protein 66, whose product MHFDQLNTHIKVEVETDFPDDQKGFRCSDCNLTFETGDQLANHVASHSDEYHYPCSICGDKFRTFRALTKHKKTHAKEAKRFVCNLCGHATSRECYLKIHLKRHSYPFSCETCGKNFRYSVQLAKHAEAHKEKFFRCKTCCEVYATRQELLKHQREVHFLQKGKAGSHKCVTCGKMFSYRSALLLHQRLHSKDKLFPCNECGMAFHHKISLFSHRQTMHPECTQEGYTYKDKKLNQCEICGKTFPHRNSLYVHVNTHTRAHTYECDVCGKTFSSRDHLKTHCKIHMGERSFTCDVCGKAFIKSWDLKQHYRVHTGERPYKCEMCGKAFTQRSTLTIHKRLHTGQRPYHCDACEQDFVCKALLTVHQKTHKKGKKVKKT is encoded by the coding sequence ATGCATTTTGACCAGTTAAACACTCACATTAAGGTGGAAGTTGAAACTGACTTTCCAGACGATCAGAAGGGATTCAGATGCTCAGATTGTAACCTAACCTTTGAGACAGGAGATCAGCTTGCTAATCACGTTGCTAGCCATAGTGATGAGTACCATTACCCCTGTTCAATATGCGGAGATAAATTTAGAACATTCAGAGCTCTAACAAAGCATAAAAAAACTCATGCCAAGGAAGCAAAAAGGTTCGTTTGCAATCTTTGTGGACATGCCACTTCTCGGGAATGCTACTTGAAAATTCATCTGAAAAGACATTCCTATCCATTTAGCTGCGAAACATGTGGCAAGAACTTCAGGTACAGTGTACAGTTGGCAAAGCATGCAGAGGCCCATAAGGAGAAGTTCTTCAGATGCAAGACTTGTTGCGAAGTATATGCAACAAGACAAGAGCTGCTAAAGCATCAAAGAGAGGTTCATTTCCTGCAGAAGGGCAAAGCAGGAAGCCACAAGTGTGTGACATGTGGAAAAATGTTTTCATACCGCTCTGCTCTCCTGTTGCATCAGCGCCTCCATTCAAAGGATAAATTGTTCCCATGTAATGAATGTGGCATGGCATTCCATCATAAAATAAGTCTGTTCTCTCACAGACAGACTATGCATCCTGAATGTACACAGGAAGGCTACACATACAAGGACAAGAAGCTGAACCAATGTGAAATCTGCGGCAAAACATTCCCACACAGGAACTCACTATATGTACATGTCAATACACATACACGAGCCCATACATATGAGTGCGATGTATGTGGCAAGACCTTCAGCAGCAGAGATCATCTGAAGACTCACTGCAAGATTCACATGGGGGAACGATCCTTCACTTGTGATGTCTGTGGCAAAGCATTCATCAAGAGCTGGGATCTGAAACAGCACTATCGTGTCCACACAGGGGAGCGTCCCTACAAGTGTGAGATGTGTGGTAAAGCATTCACCCAGCGCTCCACCCTCACCATACACAAACGCCTTCATACAGGCCAGAGGCCCTATCATTGTGATGCATGTGAACAAGATTTTGTATGTAAAGCCTTGCTTACAGTCCACCAGAAAACTCATAAGAAGgggaaaaaagtaaagaaaacttAA